A window of Selenomonas ruminantium subsp. lactilytica TAM6421 contains these coding sequences:
- a CDS encoding alpha-glucoside-specific PTS transporter subunit IIBC: MISKDIVMQKVQRFGGAMFTPVLMFGVFGIFVAVSILCTNPVILGPIAEKGTLWYNFWYIIQEGSWTVFRQMPLLFAIGLPIGLARKNNARACMESFLIYIIFNYFISAMLSIYGPEFGVNFAQEAVTGSGLTMVATIKTLDTGIVGAILIASIAVWLHDKLFDVNLPESLGIFRGSSLVVVAGFWLMFPIALLFCVVWPQFQQAIASLQGFLVGAGVTGVWVYTFLERILIPTGLHHFIYIPFIFGPAVVDNGIQVYWLQHLQEFAASTKPLIELFPQGGFALHGMSKIFGCPGIALAIYFTARPENRKKIGALVFPAAAVAVCCGITEPLEFTFLFLAPVLFLVHALLAGTLAATMYAFGVTGNFGGGLLDCAIFQDWIPLFQNHWPTYLTQIVIGLIFTCIWFVVFRTMIIKLDLKTPGRSGDEAKLYTKADYKAKQQAGKDILAEEAAAFLADLGGPDNIVDVTNCATRLRVTVKDESLLADAKTFEAHGARGLVHNGCALQIIIGLSVPQVRERFETLLEEQLAHQA; encoded by the coding sequence ATGATTTCAAAAGATATTGTCATGCAGAAAGTCCAGCGGTTTGGCGGTGCCATGTTCACGCCGGTACTCATGTTCGGTGTGTTCGGTATTTTTGTTGCGGTGTCCATTCTCTGTACCAATCCTGTGATTTTAGGTCCTATAGCAGAGAAAGGCACTCTGTGGTATAACTTCTGGTATATCATTCAGGAAGGTTCCTGGACGGTTTTCCGGCAGATGCCTTTGCTGTTTGCTATTGGTCTGCCCATTGGTCTGGCCAGGAAAAACAATGCCCGGGCCTGCATGGAATCCTTTCTGATCTATATCATCTTCAACTATTTCATCAGTGCCATGCTTTCCATTTATGGGCCGGAGTTCGGCGTGAATTTTGCCCAGGAGGCGGTGACTGGTTCCGGTCTGACGATGGTGGCAACCATCAAGACCTTGGATACCGGTATCGTAGGGGCCATCCTGATTGCATCCATTGCAGTCTGGCTCCATGATAAACTCTTTGATGTGAATCTGCCGGAAAGTCTGGGCATTTTCCGCGGCTCCTCGCTGGTTGTGGTAGCCGGTTTCTGGCTGATGTTCCCCATTGCCCTGCTGTTCTGTGTAGTCTGGCCCCAGTTCCAACAGGCCATTGCCTCTTTGCAGGGCTTTTTGGTGGGGGCCGGTGTGACGGGCGTCTGGGTATATACCTTCCTGGAGCGCATCCTGATTCCGACCGGACTCCATCACTTCATCTATATTCCCTTTATCTTTGGCCCTGCCGTGGTGGATAATGGCATTCAGGTTTACTGGCTGCAGCATCTGCAGGAATTTGCCGCTTCGACGAAACCCTTGATTGAATTATTTCCCCAAGGTGGCTTTGCCCTGCATGGCATGAGCAAGATCTTTGGCTGCCCTGGTATTGCTCTGGCCATCTATTTCACGGCCAGACCGGAGAACCGGAAGAAGATCGGGGCCCTGGTCTTCCCGGCAGCGGCTGTGGCTGTCTGCTGCGGCATCACGGAGCCGCTGGAATTCACGTTCCTGTTCCTGGCACCGGTGCTGTTTTTGGTGCATGCCCTGCTGGCCGGAACCTTGGCTGCCACCATGTACGCCTTTGGCGTTACGGGTAATTTTGGCGGAGGTCTTCTGGACTGTGCGATTTTCCAGGATTGGATTCCCCTGTTCCAGAACCATTGGCCAACTTATCTGACGCAGATTGTCATCGGTTTGATCTTCACCTGTATCTGGTTTGTGGTCTTCCGCACGATGATCATCAAATTGGATCTCAAGACACCGGGGCGCAGTGGTGATGAGGCCAAGCTCTATACCAAGGCCGATTACAAGGCCAAACAACAGGCGGGCAAGGATATCCTGGCAGAAGAAGCCGCTGCTTTCCTGGCAGATCTGGGCGGTCCGGATAATATCGTGGATGTGACCAACTGCGCTACCCGCTTGCGGGTGACCGTGAAGGACGAAAGCCTGCTGGCTGATGCCAAAACCTTCGAGGCTCATGGTGCCCGGGGGCTGGTGCATAATGGCTGTGCTTTGCAGATCATCATCGGCCTGTCCGTGCCGCAGGTGCGTGAACGGTTTGAGACCTTGCTGGAAGAGCAATTGGCACATCAAGCCTAA
- a CDS encoding 6-phospho-alpha-glucosidase codes for MKKSSIVIAGGGSTFTPGIVLMLLNHMDRFPIRQIKFYDNDAQRQEKIAKACQILLAERAPEIAFSYTTDPEQAFTDVDFVMAHIRVGKYAMREKDEKIPMRHGVFGQETCGPGGIAYGMRSIGGVLEILDYMEKYSPKAWMLNYSNPAAIVAEATRRLRPNSQIINICDMPVGIEERMAEILQLPNGRKDMDVRYYGLNHFGWWCDIRDKEGNDLMPRIKAHVKEHGYIVNPDDTTTEASWQDTFGKAKDVYAVDPDTLPNTYLKYYLYPDYVFNHDNQHPDHTRANEVMEHREKDVFQAAKDIVEKGTAKDCAFKADDHASYIVDLAEAITFNKKARMLLIVENDGAISNFDPTAMVEIPCIVGSNGYEKISIGKIPQFQKGMMEQQVSVEKLVVDAWINGSYQKLWQALTLSKTVPSASVAKAILDDLIEANKEYWPELN; via the coding sequence CCCCATCCGTCAGATCAAATTCTATGATAACGATGCGCAGCGTCAGGAAAAGATCGCCAAGGCCTGCCAGATCCTGCTGGCGGAACGGGCACCGGAAATCGCGTTTTCCTATACCACGGATCCGGAGCAGGCTTTCACAGATGTGGATTTCGTGATGGCTCATATCCGGGTGGGCAAGTACGCCATGCGGGAAAAGGATGAAAAGATTCCGATGCGCCACGGTGTCTTCGGTCAGGAAACCTGCGGCCCCGGCGGTATCGCTTACGGTATGCGTTCCATCGGCGGTGTGCTGGAAATCCTCGATTACATGGAAAAGTATTCACCGAAGGCCTGGATGCTCAACTACTCCAACCCGGCAGCTATCGTAGCAGAGGCAACCCGCCGCCTGCGTCCCAATTCCCAGATCATCAATATCTGCGATATGCCGGTGGGCATTGAGGAACGCATGGCTGAAATCCTGCAGTTGCCCAATGGCCGCAAAGATATGGATGTCCGCTATTACGGCCTGAATCACTTTGGCTGGTGGTGCGATATCCGCGATAAGGAGGGCAATGACCTGATGCCCCGCATCAAAGCCCATGTCAAGGAGCATGGTTACATTGTCAACCCGGATGATACGACGACGGAAGCCAGCTGGCAGGATACTTTCGGCAAGGCAAAGGATGTTTATGCGGTTGATCCGGATACCCTGCCCAATACCTATCTGAAATATTATCTCTATCCGGATTATGTATTCAACCATGACAATCAGCATCCGGACCATACCCGTGCCAATGAAGTCATGGAACATCGTGAGAAAGATGTGTTCCAGGCCGCCAAGGATATTGTGGAAAAGGGCACAGCCAAGGATTGTGCCTTTAAGGCCGATGACCATGCCAGCTACATTGTGGATCTGGCTGAGGCCATTACCTTCAACAAGAAGGCACGGATGCTGCTGATTGTGGAAAATGATGGTGCCATTTCCAACTTCGATCCCACGGCCATGGTGGAGATCCCCTGCATCGTGGGTTCCAATGGCTATGAGAAAATCAGCATCGGCAAGATCCCGCAATTCCAGAAAGGCATGATGGAGCAGCAGGTCTCGGTGGAAAAACTCGTGGTGGATGCCTGGATCAACGGCAGCTATCAGAAACTCTGGCAGGCACTGACCTTGTCCAAGACCGTGCCGTCTGCGTCGGTAGCCAAGGCAATCCTGGACGATCTGATCGAAGCAAACAAAGAATATTGGCCGGAACTGAACTGA